A portion of the Gimesia chilikensis genome contains these proteins:
- a CDS encoding sulfatase, with the protein MRSLLMFLLIAVCCVLTCLVSQAAEQQPPNIVLILADDLGYGDLACYGNKHVQTPHIDRLAAGGLKFTDFHSAGAMCTPTRAAMLTGQYQQRFGTEFEGALSGKADRDIGLPHQALTMAELLKQRGYATACFGKWHLGYQPPWLPTSQGFDVFRGLASGDGDHHTHVDRSGNEDWWHNNAIQMEKGYTADLLSRYSVEFIEANRERPFFLYVPHLAIHFPWQGPNDPPHRQAGQSYHADKWGIIPEPGNVSPHTWAMIESLDQSVGQIMAALQRLQLEKNTLVIFSSDNGGYLNYGKQFQHISSNGPLRGQKGTLYEGGHRVPCLMSWPGTIRAGVTDQTAHSIDLLPTFASIAGIPEADYQTDGVDLAPLWQGEQKLADRSLFWRMGNRSAVRSGKWKLCVTNQRRELFNLETDLGEQQNQAAAHPEIVNKMNQALKGWEADVDSSAQKLKN; encoded by the coding sequence ATGCGCTCTCTTCTTATGTTTCTGTTGATCGCGGTATGTTGTGTGTTGACCTGCCTGGTTTCGCAGGCTGCCGAGCAACAACCGCCGAATATTGTGTTGATCCTGGCCGACGATCTCGGCTACGGTGACCTGGCCTGTTATGGAAACAAACACGTTCAGACGCCTCACATCGATCGCCTGGCTGCGGGTGGTTTGAAATTTACCGACTTCCATTCCGCCGGCGCCATGTGCACGCCGACCCGGGCCGCGATGCTCACCGGGCAGTATCAACAGCGATTTGGTACCGAGTTTGAAGGGGCCCTGTCAGGCAAAGCAGATCGCGACATCGGTCTCCCCCATCAGGCACTGACGATGGCCGAGCTGCTCAAACAGCGTGGTTACGCGACCGCCTGTTTCGGAAAGTGGCACCTGGGTTACCAGCCGCCCTGGCTGCCCACCAGTCAGGGTTTTGATGTGTTTCGCGGTCTGGCCTCGGGAGACGGCGATCATCACACGCACGTCGATCGTTCGGGCAATGAGGACTGGTGGCACAACAATGCGATCCAGATGGAAAAAGGTTACACCGCCGACCTGTTGAGCAGGTACAGCGTGGAGTTTATCGAAGCCAATCGAGAGCGGCCCTTCTTCCTCTATGTGCCTCATCTGGCGATTCATTTTCCCTGGCAGGGACCGAACGATCCGCCGCATCGGCAAGCGGGACAGTCTTACCACGCGGACAAATGGGGCATCATTCCCGAGCCGGGAAATGTCAGTCCGCATACGTGGGCAATGATTGAATCGCTGGACCAGAGTGTGGGACAAATTATGGCCGCGCTCCAGCGCCTGCAACTGGAAAAGAACACGCTCGTCATTTTCTCTTCAGATAACGGCGGTTATCTCAACTATGGAAAACAGTTTCAGCACATCTCCAGCAACGGTCCCCTCCGCGGTCAGAAGGGGACGCTGTACGAAGGCGGGCATCGCGTGCCCTGTCTGATGTCGTGGCCGGGCACCATTCGCGCCGGCGTCACGGACCAGACCGCGCATTCCATTGATCTGCTCCCGACCTTCGCCAGTATCGCGGGGATACCAGAGGCGGATTACCAGACCGATGGCGTCGATCTCGCACCGCTCTGGCAGGGCGAACAGAAGCTGGCTGATCGTAGTCTGTTCTGGCGGATGGGAAATCGCAGCGCGGTGCGCAGCGGGAAGTGGAAACTGTGCGTCACCAATCAACGCCGCGAACTGTTCAATCTGGAAACGGATCTCGGCGAACAGCAGAACCAGGCAGCGGCGCATCCGGAAATCGTTAACAAAATGAACCAGGCTTTGAAGGGATGGGAAGCGGATGTCGATTCGAGCGCTCAAAAACTTAAAAACTAA
- a CDS encoding cyclase family protein, with protein MRISCFYYLSQLVILFYLPLCLSGCGEKAVAPEADAVAEITLTQAYEVLQQKKFVDLTHAFEPGIPHWPGFPNETVKTIFWYDKQPDTLGTGFFAQMYCHVGQWGTHADPPAHFVKGGRTLDQIEVKEMIMPLVLFDVHQAVEQNPDYTITMDDVRQWEAKHGPVPKNAFAVMRTDWSKRWPDDTAMHNRDKAGIAHYPGWSREVLEYLYEERGITASGHETTDTDPGVATSQDDYSLETYILSQNHYQIELLTNLDELPESGALAVVTFPKPKGGSGFPARVFAILP; from the coding sequence ATGAGAATCTCCTGCTTTTATTATCTGTCTCAACTGGTGATCTTGTTTTATCTGCCCCTGTGTCTCTCTGGTTGCGGAGAGAAGGCTGTCGCTCCAGAGGCAGACGCGGTGGCAGAGATCACTCTGACGCAGGCGTATGAGGTGCTGCAGCAGAAGAAGTTCGTCGATCTGACGCATGCCTTTGAGCCGGGGATTCCGCACTGGCCCGGCTTTCCCAATGAAACGGTGAAGACCATCTTCTGGTATGACAAACAGCCTGACACACTGGGCACCGGATTCTTCGCGCAGATGTATTGTCACGTTGGTCAATGGGGGACGCACGCCGATCCCCCCGCGCATTTTGTGAAAGGGGGCCGCACGCTGGATCAGATCGAGGTCAAGGAAATGATTATGCCGCTGGTGCTGTTTGACGTTCATCAGGCGGTAGAACAGAATCCTGATTACACGATTACGATGGACGATGTCCGCCAGTGGGAGGCGAAGCATGGACCAGTCCCCAAAAACGCATTTGCCGTGATGCGGACCGACTGGTCAAAACGCTGGCCCGATGATACTGCCATGCACAACAGAGACAAGGCCGGCATCGCCCATTATCCGGGTTGGAGCCGGGAGGTGTTGGAGTATCTCTACGAAGAGCGTGGCATCACCGCTTCGGGTCATGAAACCACCGACACCGATCCCGGCGTCGCCACTTCGCAGGACGACTATTCCCTGGAGACCTACATCCTGAGCCAGAATCATTATCAGATTGAGCTGTTAACGAATCTGGATGAACTGCCCGAATCGGGAGCCCTGGCGGTGGTCACGTTCCCCAAACCTAAAGGAGGCTCAGGCTTCCCGGCACGCGTGTTTGCGATTCTACCCTGA